The uncultured Subdoligranulum sp. genomic sequence CGGCGAGATGAAGGACCCGCGTGTGACCGGCGGCCTGCTGACCGTCACGCGGCTGGATGTGACCCCCGACCTGGACCAGGCCAAGGTCTACATCAGCGTGATGGGACGGGAAGGCGGTCCGGAACCGGTGGTCAAGGCGCTGAACAAGGCGTCCGGCCACGTGCGTACCGAAATCAGCCGCCGCATGCACATCCGCAAAGCGCCTCGCTTTGTGTTTGTGGCAGATGAGGGCGCAGCCTATGCTGCCCATATCAACAAGCTGTTGGGGGAACTGGCCGCCAAGGCGGAACCGGCCGCAGAAGACGGTGCGGACAGCGACGACGAATAATCGATGCAGGCGGGCCATGCCCGCCATCCCCAGAAAAGAGGAACTGTATGACGCAATCCGTGGATCATGAGACAGTTGTCTCGCGCCTGCTGAGCGCGGACGAGATCCTGATACTATGCCATAAGAACCCGGACGGTGACACCATCGGTTCGGGCACGGCGCTGTGTCTGGCGCTGCAGAAGCTGGGCAAGACCGCTGCGGTTCTGTGCAGCGATCCCGTTCCGGCCA encodes the following:
- the rbfA gene encoding 30S ribosome-binding factor RbfA, yielding MPSKNHGRMAQDMKRELIAIIGEMKDPRVTGGLLTVTRLDVTPDLDQAKVYISVMGREGGPEPVVKALNKASGHVRTEISRRMHIRKAPRFVFVADEGAAYAAHINKLLGELAAKAEPAAEDGADSDDE